One window from the genome of Bacilli bacterium encodes:
- a CDS encoding HNH endonuclease, with translation MQKIIKDTNYLITTSGTIVDHNGKEQRLCDDGRGYLKFNIKKTDGTKRSVKVHRLVAQAFIPNPDNLPVVNHINGDKYDNRVENLEWTSIKGNTNHALNLHGGKFPTMQIAVIGKRGQIKSVFSSIGLCAKALELDYRGLRSAIEKKTRYKGHLFVPCAIKIERLGK, from the coding sequence ATGCAAAAAATAATCAAAGATACAAATTATCTAATTACTACATCTGGAACTATTGTTGATCATAATGGAAAAGAGCAGAGACTTTGTGACGATGGACGCGGCTATTTAAAATTTAATATCAAAAAAACGGATGGCACAAAGAGATCTGTTAAGGTTCATCGCCTAGTAGCACAAGCTTTTATTCCTAATCCAGATAACTTGCCAGTGGTTAACCATATCAATGGCGATAAATATGATAATCGCGTTGAAAATCTCGAATGGACTTCGATCAAAGGCAACACAAATCACGCTTTAAATCTACATGGTGGAAAATTTCCAACCATGCAAATAGCGGTCATTGGCAAACGCGGTCAAATAAAAAGTGTCTTCAGTTCAATTGGACTTTGCGCGAAGGCACTTGAATTAGATTATCGTGGTTTGCGCTCCGCCATTGAGAAAAAAACACGATACAAAGGACATTTATTTGTCCCTTGTGCAATTAAAATCGAAAGGTTAGGGAAATGA
- a CDS encoding DUF3850 domain-containing protein, with amino-acid sequence MIRKKILQEFFLAKMNGKKNWELRKEDDCVFKAGDIIQYDEVNPQGLLTGRYMIARIVYVFHGPFPGLDASYCIYSDQLIEDEGCDKNA; translated from the coding sequence ATGATTAGAAAAAAAATATTGCAAGAATTTTTCCTTGCCAAGATGAACGGGAAGAAAAATTGGGAGTTAAGAAAAGAAGACGATTGTGTGTTTAAAGCGGGCGATATTATTCAATACGATGAAGTTAACCCGCAAGGATTATTAACCGGACGCTACATGATTGCCCGAATAGTCTATGTTTTCCATGGCCCATTTCCTGGACTGGACGCATCATATTGCATTTACTCCGATCAACTTATAGAAGACGAAGGATGTGATAAAAATGCTTAA
- a CDS encoding phage replisome organizer N-terminal domain-containing protein — MTKYYYWTKTKADFWNTPETKALLSESNGSDYIVIYLMLISLTINSNGILVEKVGEIERNFTLDFIQRECKFFSLSTVKKALSLLQKIKLIQKDEKGFLSITDYKNLVGHETDAAMRMRKSRTNARNSVTTKECNNVTADGCNNVTQEIRDIENKDIDNSLRSLSLKNDKTDKTDKTDKTGVAIAPPNFFKHVLTAFLVKEKYIEADDIDIPLYDEFFFKLQKKYTYQNIVTALRYFVSVSSDKKIQDKFHYLEQSVVEALQRDYSITMNDILNKGESLFEPDYYTKILIDEGFIKVDDLDIPLFNNLLNPLFMQTNNLQGREEVKQHLIDFARSSKRSEKNKLMALKNFLLQIYPANYLEVSK, encoded by the coding sequence ATGACAAAGTATTATTATTGGACTAAAACGAAGGCTGATTTTTGGAACACTCCAGAAACGAAAGCCTTACTGTCGGAATCTAATGGATCCGATTACATTGTAATATATTTAATGCTAATTTCATTAACTATAAATTCCAACGGAATTTTAGTTGAAAAAGTGGGAGAAATTGAGAGAAATTTTACTCTCGATTTTATTCAAAGAGAATGCAAATTCTTTTCGCTTTCAACAGTTAAAAAAGCGTTAAGTTTACTACAAAAAATAAAACTCATCCAAAAAGATGAAAAAGGCTTTTTGTCAATCACAGATTATAAAAATCTTGTTGGTCATGAAACCGATGCGGCTATGAGAATGAGAAAGTCACGCACAAATGCGCGTAACAGCGTTACAACAAAAGAGTGTAACAATGTTACCGCGGACGGGTGTAACAATGTTACACAAGAGATTAGAGATATAGAGAATAAAGATATAGATAACTCACTACGTTCGTTATCTTTAAAGAATGATAAAACTGATAAAACTGATAAAACTGATAAAACGGGCGTCGCTATTGCGCCCCCGAACTTTTTTAAACATGTTTTAACGGCGTTCTTGGTCAAGGAAAAATACATAGAAGCGGACGACATTGACATCCCTCTTTATGATGAATTCTTTTTTAAACTGCAAAAAAAATATACTTACCAAAATATAGTAACCGCGCTTAGATATTTTGTTTCGGTTTCAAGTGATAAAAAAATTCAAGATAAATTCCATTACCTTGAACAATCGGTTGTCGAAGCTCTTCAGAGAGACTATTCAATCACTATGAACGATATTTTGAATAAGGGCGAATCGCTTTTTGAACCTGATTACTATACCAAGATCCTTATTGATGAAGGATTTATAAAAGTCGATGATCTTGACATACCGCTTTTTAACAATCTTCTAAATCCACTTTTTATGCAAACAAATAATCTGCAAGGCCGCGAAGAGGTGAAACAGCATCTTATTGATTTTGCCCGCTCCTCTAAAAGGTCGGAAAAAAATAAGTTAATGGCCTTGAAGAACTTTCTTTTGCAAATCTATCCGGCTAATTACCTGGAGGTCTCAAAATGA
- a CDS encoding XRE family transcriptional regulator, giving the protein MDEKALKVLLAKKGTTIKDVCVAIKMDPSTFYRKIGKSGKSFTVGEVQEISYFLKMSDKEFMSIFFENSIASMQHGK; this is encoded by the coding sequence ATGGATGAAAAGGCATTAAAAGTTCTTTTGGCAAAGAAGGGAACAACTATTAAAGATGTTTGCGTGGCTATAAAAATGGATCCAAGCACCTTTTATAGAAAAATAGGAAAAAGCGGAAAAAGTTTTACTGTAGGTGAAGTTCAGGAAATATCATATTTTCTTAAAATGAGTGATAAAGAATTTATGAGTATTTTTTTTGAAAATAGTATTGCGAGTATGCAACATGGCAAATAA
- a CDS encoding helix-turn-helix transcriptional regulator: MKNNSSVSIGKRIRERRIAINMSIERLAKILDVDRSTIYRYETDSIKKMSYEVLLPLADALKTTPFYLVNGTVEQGSALDDTPIIRFYNQLTSENKDKVDKYVRDLLQLQKLQESNINSDND, from the coding sequence ATGAAAAATAATAGTTCAGTAAGTATAGGAAAAAGAATAAGAGAAAGAAGAATTGCTATAAATATGTCGATAGAAAGGTTGGCGAAAATTTTAGATGTTGATAGATCCACTATTTATAGATACGAGACGGATTCCATAAAAAAAATGTCTTATGAAGTTTTGTTGCCACTTGCGGATGCACTAAAGACGACACCTTTTTATTTAGTTAATGGTACAGTTGAGCAAGGTAGTGCGCTTGATGATACACCTATTATTCGTTTCTATAATCAGCTTACATCAGAAAACAAAGATAAAGTTGATAAATATGTAAGAGATCTATTGCAGCTTCAAAAGTTACAAGAAAGCAATATTAATAGCGACAATGATTAA
- a CDS encoding recombinase family protein: MIKAVIYARFSSSKQSEQSIEGQLRICNLFAKENDFKIVNNYIDRAASGTNDNRLEFQRMIKDSSKNLFEVVIVYQYDRFARNRRDSMNNKFILRNNGVRLLSATEPEITNRPSDLFMEGILDTAAEFYSRDLAQKTVRGMKENLIKKKTIGGRTPLGYKVIDKKYSIDYSEAEIVKKIFTEYANARKIKDIIYLLHSNGITNRGRKFKASTISDLIKNTKYVGLYRDPFSNNIITDMFPRIIGDDLFDQAKRERERKMQRTKPNPRNKGAEYFLTGKIFCGYCGMNLTGMSGSSQNGNKYRYYKCKSNKCELKPIRKDFIEDCVLNHVIDYVTQDKTLDYVIDEIIKSFKNKLNETSLTSLKQEKKRLESQLDKIVSNYLDASSVIKERLNEESIVLSDKIKNIDSQIEKINILENRKVYDKIFLKSWINDLFKDKEKITRNAVDYFINSIYCFNDKVIIYMSFDVSNSDVVTFVEMKEDIIRKEKNEPTIGSFKRWDGGPSRG; this comes from the coding sequence ATGATTAAAGCTGTTATTTATGCTCGTTTTTCGTCAAGCAAACAAAGCGAACAATCAATTGAAGGCCAACTAAGAATTTGCAATCTTTTTGCGAAAGAAAATGATTTTAAAATTGTAAACAATTATATAGATCGTGCGGCTAGTGGAACAAATGATAATAGACTAGAGTTTCAAAGAATGATAAAGGATTCAAGTAAGAATCTTTTTGAAGTTGTAATAGTCTATCAGTATGACCGCTTTGCTAGAAATAGACGAGACTCAATGAATAATAAGTTTATATTGAGAAACAATGGAGTTAGATTGCTATCAGCGACAGAACCAGAAATAACCAACAGGCCATCTGATTTGTTTATGGAAGGTATTTTAGATACTGCCGCAGAATTTTATAGCAGAGATTTGGCTCAAAAAACAGTTAGAGGAATGAAAGAAAATTTAATTAAAAAAAAGACAATCGGTGGTAGAACACCGCTTGGATATAAAGTTATTGATAAAAAGTACTCTATTGATTATTCAGAAGCAGAAATTGTAAAAAAAATTTTTACTGAATATGCAAATGCAAGAAAAATAAAAGATATTATATACCTTTTACACTCTAATGGAATAACAAACCGGGGAAGAAAATTTAAAGCAAGCACCATAAGTGATTTAATAAAGAATACAAAGTATGTTGGATTATATCGAGATCCTTTTTCCAATAATATAATTACTGATATGTTTCCAAGAATAATTGGTGATGATTTATTTGATCAAGCCAAAAGAGAAAGAGAGAGAAAAATGCAGCGTACAAAACCCAATCCGAGAAATAAAGGTGCAGAATATTTTTTGACAGGAAAAATATTCTGCGGCTATTGCGGTATGAATCTTACAGGGATGTCAGGCTCTTCACAAAATGGTAATAAGTATAGATATTACAAGTGCAAAAGCAATAAGTGTGAACTGAAGCCTATTAGAAAGGACTTTATAGAAGATTGTGTTTTAAATCACGTTATAGATTATGTGACGCAAGATAAAACATTGGATTATGTCATAGATGAAATTATTAAGAGTTTTAAGAATAAGCTTAATGAAACGAGTTTAACCTCATTAAAGCAAGAGAAAAAAAGATTAGAAAGTCAACTTGATAAAATTGTTTCAAATTATTTGGATGCAAGCAGTGTAATTAAAGAGCGACTGAACGAAGAGTCGATTGTACTAAGTGATAAAATTAAAAACATTGATAGTCAAATCGAAAAGATAAATATTCTAGAAAATAGAAAAGTATATGATAAGATTTTTTTAAAATCTTGGATAAATGATTTATTCAAAGATAAAGAAAAAATTACCAGAAATGCTGTAGATTATTTTATTAACTCAATATATTGTTTTAACGATAAAGTAATAATTTATATGTCCTTTGATGTGAGCAATAGTGATGTTGTCACTTTTGTTGAAATGAAAGAGGATATTATCCGAAAAGAAAAAAACGAACCAACAATTGGTTCGTTTAAGCGCTGGGATGGTGGCCCAAGCCGGGGTTGA
- a CDS encoding rubrerythrin family protein: MDDKLYEKLKGSKTEKNLHEAFAGESMATNKYFYYAGVAKKAGYEQIADLFLETSGNEREHAELWFKYLHGGTKGIMPDVLEDAAAGEHYEWTDMYDRFAKDAEAEGFLEIAAKFKGVAAIEKIHEERYRKLASNIKEGIVFVRDDVVVWKCRVCGNIHVGKSAPKICPVCGHEQSYQELRATNW, from the coding sequence ATGGATGATAAGTTATATGAAAAATTAAAAGGGTCTAAAACCGAAAAAAACTTGCATGAAGCTTTTGCTGGTGAGTCAATGGCCACGAACAAATACTTCTATTATGCTGGCGTTGCCAAGAAGGCAGGTTATGAACAAATTGCCGATTTATTCTTAGAGACCAGTGGAAATGAGCGTGAACACGCTGAATTATGGTTTAAGTATCTTCACGGAGGAACCAAAGGCATTATGCCCGATGTCTTAGAAGATGCGGCTGCTGGTGAACATTACGAATGGACGGATATGTATGATCGGTTTGCTAAAGATGCTGAAGCGGAGGGCTTTTTAGAGATTGCTGCTAAGTTTAAAGGTGTAGCGGCGATTGAAAAGATTCATGAGGAACGCTACCGGAAACTCGCTTCCAACATTAAGGAAGGCATTGTTTTTGTTCGCGATGACGTCGTCGTTTGGAAATGCCGGGTTTGTGGCAATATCCATGTCGGCAAGTCCGCTCCAAAAATTTGCCCGGTTTGCGGTCACGAACAATCCTATCAAGAATTGCGCGCTACCAACTGGTAA
- a CDS encoding LemA family protein — protein MSDPLKIILAVVGVILVLLLFFAIWYISVLNDLRRMKVKIDESESSIDVALTKRFDLLTKMVSATKGYAKHEQETLEKVVAMRQPGSTASIKEKSEFANEITRGLNSLNVVVEQYPDLKANTTFLKLQDASMEVEENLQAARRFYNSNVRIYNQKVVVFPSNFVAKRRGFVERDFFEAEEAKRADVKFDF, from the coding sequence ATGAGTGACCCACTAAAGATTATCTTAGCTGTTGTTGGTGTTATTTTGGTTTTGCTCTTGTTCTTCGCTATTTGGTACATTTCCGTACTCAATGATTTAAGAAGAATGAAAGTAAAGATTGATGAGAGTGAATCATCAATCGATGTGGCTTTAACCAAGAGATTTGATCTATTGACAAAAATGGTCTCGGCGACCAAAGGCTACGCCAAGCATGAGCAGGAAACACTTGAAAAAGTTGTTGCTATGCGGCAACCGGGAAGCACGGCTTCAATCAAGGAAAAGAGTGAGTTTGCCAATGAAATTACCCGCGGACTTAATTCCTTAAATGTCGTCGTCGAACAATATCCGGATTTAAAAGCAAATACGACCTTTTTGAAATTGCAGGATGCCAGTATGGAAGTTGAAGAAAATCTTCAAGCCGCTAGACGTTTTTACAATTCCAATGTGCGTATTTATAACCAAAAAGTAGTTGTGTTCCCTTCAAACTTCGTTGCTAAGCGGCGGGGATTTGTCGAACGTGACTTCTTTGAAGCGGAAGAAGCCAAACGGGCCGATGTTAAATTCGATTTCTAA
- a CDS encoding DUF3137 domain-containing protein, with protein sequence MDIKFDEKFSTLESSRLKSYEDYKKKMKVGIILIVIGALLLIIGFFAYGNSPIASVLVFIGIPLVVVGSVFSGMAAKINSDYSKKIKLTLLEKIIDEVYGKAIYRMNSHIEINQMMKTGLYSRPDRYRGEDYISGTFENVSFETSEVTLERRVQHTDGKGHTYTTYEAYFSGQYYVFRFPRVFNQTITIREGFNLSLFNMDGLKKIETESMAFNKKFSTRANDEQFFFYIMTPLFMERLMQIEAGNKGSIAVYLHENELHIGLDSRKNKLEFSIKSPLTKEGLAPIINDVSFMARTIDDLRLSSNKFQLPEGGI encoded by the coding sequence ATGGATATAAAATTTGACGAGAAGTTTTCAACTCTTGAAAGCAGTCGCTTAAAATCTTATGAAGATTATAAAAAGAAAATGAAGGTCGGGATAATTCTTATTGTTATCGGAGCACTTCTGTTGATAATCGGCTTTTTTGCTTATGGAAATTCGCCTATTGCCTCCGTCCTAGTATTTATCGGAATTCCTCTGGTGGTGGTAGGGTCAGTTTTCTCCGGTATGGCCGCGAAAATTAATTCCGATTATTCCAAAAAGATTAAACTGACACTGCTTGAGAAGATTATCGATGAAGTATACGGAAAAGCCATTTACCGGATGAACTCGCACATTGAAATCAATCAGATGATGAAAACCGGCCTATACTCGCGTCCCGATCGCTATCGGGGAGAAGATTATATAAGCGGCACCTTTGAAAATGTCAGTTTCGAGACCAGTGAAGTAACGCTTGAGCGCCGAGTTCAGCATACGGACGGCAAGGGACATACCTACACCACATATGAAGCTTATTTTTCCGGACAATATTATGTATTTCGGTTTCCGCGCGTTTTTAATCAGACAATCACCATTCGCGAGGGCTTTAATCTTTCTCTCTTCAATATGGATGGTCTTAAGAAGATCGAAACGGAGAGTATGGCCTTTAATAAGAAATTCAGTACGCGCGCTAATGATGAGCAATTCTTCTTTTATATTATGACCCCCTTATTTATGGAGCGCCTGATGCAAATTGAGGCGGGAAATAAAGGCTCAATCGCGGTGTATTTACATGAGAATGAATTGCATATTGGTCTGGACTCGCGTAAAAACAAACTGGAATTTTCGATTAAGTCGCCTCTGACCAAGGAAGGGTTAGCCCCGATTATTAATGATGTTTCATTTATGGCCCGAACGATAGATGATTTGCGTTTATCGTCGAATAAATTTCAATTACCTGAAGGAGGTATTTAA
- a CDS encoding amidohydrolase — translation MKIRFINARLLTMNQNENVTFGELEVTDNHISYIGEERKNINIEFDRQIDCQGNVLMPGFKNAHTHSAMTFLRSFADDLPLEDWLHKAVFPAEAHLTKGDEYHLSKVAIAEYLTSGITAAFDMYYNPLETARAASDCGFRMVCLGTVTSFRESVDDMVSAYRIINGSKNSLVTYRLGFHSIYTTTREILAELSKAAHKLKTPIFTHTSETEVEVRNSLEKNHLTPPAYIESLGLYDYGGGGFHCVHMQDEDFEIFKRHKLYVVTNPSSNTKLASGIPEIQRMIDEDIPVAIGTDGPASGNCLDFFREMFLVTGLGKLKTKDASAVKATDVIKMATVNGALAMGLDDADVLAVNKKADIIMIDLHQPNMQPINNIVDNIVYSGSKQNVKLTMINGKILYEDNKFFLDESIEEIYRKAQEITDRIKRDMRHD, via the coding sequence ATGAAAATTCGCTTTATCAACGCGCGTCTGCTTACGATGAACCAAAACGAAAATGTTACTTTTGGCGAACTGGAAGTAACCGATAATCATATTTCATATATTGGAGAAGAACGCAAGAACATCAATATTGAATTCGATCGCCAAATTGATTGCCAGGGTAACGTGTTGATGCCGGGCTTCAAAAACGCCCATACGCATAGTGCGATGACTTTCCTGCGCTCGTTTGCCGATGATCTTCCTTTGGAGGATTGGCTGCATAAGGCGGTATTTCCCGCCGAAGCCCACCTGACAAAAGGAGATGAGTATCATCTTTCCAAAGTTGCGATTGCCGAGTATCTTACGAGCGGAATAACCGCCGCATTTGATATGTATTATAATCCATTAGAAACGGCTCGTGCTGCCAGCGACTGCGGTTTTCGCATGGTGTGTCTTGGCACGGTGACTTCATTTCGCGAATCCGTGGATGATATGGTATCCGCTTATCGAATTATCAATGGTAGCAAAAATAGCCTGGTAACTTACCGGTTGGGTTTCCACTCGATTTATACGACGACCCGGGAAATATTAGCGGAATTATCCAAGGCGGCGCATAAACTTAAAACGCCAATATTTACGCACACTTCGGAAACGGAAGTTGAAGTAAGAAATTCTTTGGAAAAGAATCATCTCACTCCGCCGGCCTATATTGAGAGTCTGGGTCTATATGACTACGGCGGCGGTGGTTTTCATTGCGTGCATATGCAAGACGAAGATTTTGAAATCTTTAAGCGGCATAAATTATATGTGGTTACCAACCCGAGCAGCAATACAAAATTAGCCAGTGGAATACCCGAAATTCAAAGAATGATCGATGAAGATATCCCCGTTGCCATCGGAACGGACGGTCCAGCCTCGGGAAACTGTCTTGATTTTTTCCGGGAGATGTTTTTGGTCACGGGTCTTGGCAAATTAAAGACGAAAGATGCCTCGGCGGTAAAAGCAACCGATGTGATCAAAATGGCAACCGTCAACGGTGCCTTAGCCATGGGATTGGATGATGCCGATGTTCTCGCCGTTAATAAGAAAGCGGACATTATCATGATTGATCTGCATCAACCCAACATGCAGCCGATTAATAATATCGTCGATAATATCGTTTATAGTGGCTCAAAACAAAATGTTAAGCTGACGATGATCAATGGGAAGATACTATATGAGGACAATAAGTTTTTTCTCGATGAAAGCATCGAGGAAATATATCGTAAAGCGCAGGAAATAACTGACCGAATAAAACGGGATATGAGGCATGATTAA
- a CDS encoding aromatic acid exporter family protein — MKIKLFLLFKMIIGFLLGVIIADLLHLDYYYTAGVFVVLNLEVSRKPTFLNSLKRLIDATIGLLLAVAIFSLLNINVYTLALLVIIFIPLSFLLNIEKGLPSSLVVISHLYINQDPTKVYNALYIVLVSVAIAFALNLITPPLKKQVQSTIKMVDQKLNDLLVQVAHSRKVDFQQIDNYLLQAEKNLIQDIENHLFPYALRRQDYLAMRKEQISILKRIAATLDGVDRIREKEMILDYLSTFEGNIGEENYAAFLKEELNKLLMRFRDENLPTTRDEFEKRAHLYHVLMELEQFLNLKMQYHDKYAVN, encoded by the coding sequence ATGAAAATTAAATTGTTTTTGCTCTTCAAGATGATAATAGGTTTTTTACTCGGTGTTATCATCGCCGACCTCCTGCATCTTGATTATTACTATACCGCCGGGGTTTTTGTGGTTTTAAATCTTGAAGTTAGTCGCAAACCAACCTTTCTTAATTCCTTAAAGCGGCTCATAGATGCGACAATTGGCCTCTTACTGGCAGTAGCTATCTTCTCTTTACTAAACATCAACGTGTATACTCTTGCCCTGCTTGTGATTATTTTTATTCCCTTGAGTTTTCTTTTAAATATAGAAAAGGGGTTGCCATCATCGCTGGTTGTTATTTCGCATCTATATATAAATCAAGATCCAACAAAAGTTTACAATGCCTTATATATTGTTCTCGTATCGGTAGCTATCGCCTTTGCCTTAAATTTAATCACCCCTCCGCTCAAAAAACAGGTGCAGAGCACCATTAAAATGGTCGATCAAAAACTCAATGACCTTCTAGTTCAGGTCGCGCATAGTCGGAAGGTTGATTTTCAGCAAATCGATAATTACCTGTTGCAAGCCGAAAAAAATCTTATTCAGGATATCGAAAATCATCTGTTTCCCTATGCCCTTCGCCGCCAAGATTATCTAGCCATGCGCAAAGAGCAGATTTCGATTTTAAAACGGATCGCGGCCACGCTTGACGGTGTCGACCGCATCAGGGAAAAGGAAATGATCCTCGATTATTTGTCGACATTTGAAGGAAATATCGGTGAAGAAAACTATGCCGCCTTTTTAAAGGAAGAATTAAACAAGCTTTTAATGCGTTTTCGCGATGAAAATTTGCCCACTACGCGGGATGAATTTGAAAAGCGGGCCCATCTATATCATGTACTGATGGAGTTGGAGCAGTTCTTGAATTTAAAAATGCAATACCACGATAAATATGCGGTTAATTAG
- a CDS encoding GyrI-like domain-containing protein: MEPIFIKKPSFAVIGKEGSTIDGDGFVENLWQSMNVDFDKIFRLVKTDEKGNTAGIWGLMSNFDRSLKPWTDFKDGLYLAGAEVELDVEPPSGWKKWIVPSAEYLGFKVENNYQDTFKKGLDYLKAHNFSLVMAVFDFHKMDENGQLYIMFPVSIIA; encoded by the coding sequence ATGGAACCTATATTTATCAAAAAGCCCTCTTTTGCCGTCATCGGAAAAGAAGGCTCAACCATCGACGGAGACGGATTCGTTGAGAATCTATGGCAGTCAATGAATGTTGATTTCGACAAGATTTTTCGTTTAGTCAAAACCGATGAAAAAGGAAATACGGCCGGTATTTGGGGACTGATGAGCAACTTTGATCGCTCACTTAAGCCGTGGACGGATTTTAAAGACGGACTTTATTTAGCGGGAGCGGAAGTTGAGTTAGATGTCGAACCTCCCTCCGGCTGGAAAAAATGGATTGTCCCAAGCGCAGAATATCTTGGCTTTAAGGTGGAAAATAATTATCAAGACACATTTAAAAAAGGACTTGATTATTTAAAAGCTCATAATTTCTCACTGGTGATGGCGGTTTTTGATTTTCACAAAATGGATGAAAATGGTCAATTATATATCATGTTTCCCGTTTCAATTATCGCCTAA
- a CDS encoding thioredoxin family protein — protein MMALRFFKRKTLIEATLLLPLLIGGCSSKIDGPSFSGAKITLDANSYGVSENIEIPSNEEFDQKRTAKESFILYYYNALCPHCVQFSPIVEAFSRQEQIAIYKLSSSLVDYSDYIGKVSPQIPSIIIFSQGELLSRLDPVAEEDEVYYQNVMNFQVWIYTFVTKKP, from the coding sequence ATGATGGCATTACGGTTTTTTAAAAGAAAGACTTTAATTGAGGCAACGTTATTATTGCCTTTATTGATTGGTGGCTGCTCATCAAAAATTGACGGGCCATCTTTTTCGGGAGCGAAAATAACGCTTGATGCCAACAGTTATGGCGTCAGTGAGAATATTGAAATACCTAGTAACGAAGAATTTGACCAAAAACGGACGGCTAAAGAATCATTTATTCTTTATTATTACAATGCATTATGCCCTCATTGTGTTCAGTTTTCGCCTATTGTTGAAGCTTTTTCCCGTCAAGAGCAAATCGCTATTTATAAGCTTTCTTCCTCGCTGGTTGATTATAGTGATTACATTGGAAAAGTGTCGCCTCAAATTCCCAGTATCATCATATTTTCTCAAGGTGAATTGCTATCCCGGCTTGATCCGGTAGCAGAAGAAGATGAAGTATATTATCAAAATGTAATGAATTTCCAAGTTTGGATATATACTTTTGTTACTAAAAAACCTTAA
- a CDS encoding NUDIX domain-containing protein, which produces MKKEKSCGAVLYFRSKDRILFLIEKMNKGHYALVKGHVEGEETEVETALREIKEETGLDAKIDTSFRLETEYAPAIGVMKKVVYFIGELMSQEAIPQVEEVKEILFLPFAEAYSILTYENDKSILKAAAGYMDESE; this is translated from the coding sequence ATGAAAAAAGAAAAAAGTTGCGGAGCGGTTTTATACTTTCGTAGTAAAGATAGAATCTTGTTTCTTATCGAGAAAATGAACAAGGGGCATTACGCCTTGGTAAAGGGTCACGTTGAAGGTGAAGAAACGGAAGTAGAGACGGCATTAAGGGAGATAAAAGAAGAAACCGGTCTTGATGCGAAAATTGATACTTCCTTTCGGCTTGAAACGGAGTATGCTCCCGCAATTGGAGTCATGAAAAAAGTGGTTTATTTTATCGGTGAACTTATGAGCCAAGAGGCGATTCCTCAAGTTGAAGAAGTAAAAGAGATTTTATTTTTGCCTTTTGCGGAGGCGTATTCGATATTGACTTATGAAAACGATAAAAGCATTTTAAAAGCCGCGGCCGGATATATGGATGAGAGCGAATAA
- a CDS encoding nitroreductase family protein has translation MDVEEAMFKRRSVRQFTEEKVEEQQIDKLLHFAMSGPSGLNRQPWEFYVVSDENINNQIIDAGRFSKHHSPLKIIVAGNTQRALPLKMKQIWIQDCSAAIENILLGVTSMGLGACWEGVYPQERFVERIRSILNLPSHIIPLAVLSIGHPKNEVVPRDQYNKKYVHFVGEENETD, from the coding sequence ATGGATGTGGAAGAAGCGATGTTCAAGCGGCGAAGTGTTAGACAATTTACCGAAGAAAAAGTCGAGGAGCAACAAATAGATAAGCTCCTGCATTTCGCGATGAGCGGTCCCTCTGGCTTAAATCGGCAACCATGGGAATTCTATGTTGTAAGCGATGAAAACATCAATAATCAGATTATTGATGCCGGACGCTTTAGCAAACATCATAGTCCCCTAAAAATTATTGTCGCCGGCAATACGCAGCGGGCGCTGCCTTTGAAGATGAAGCAAATATGGATTCAAGATTGCTCAGCCGCGATTGAAAACATTTTACTTGGAGTTACCAGTATGGGGCTTGGGGCTTGCTGGGAAGGAGTTTATCCGCAAGAAAGATTTGTCGAACGAATTCGGAGTATATTGAATCTTCCTTCTCATATTATCCCCTTAGCGGTTCTATCCATCGGGCATCCTAAAAACGAAGTTGTCCCGCGGGATCAATATAACAAAAAATACGTTCATTTTGTGGGTGAAGAAAATGAAACTGACTAA